TCTTCCGCTTCTTCCCGTTGTCCGGCGAGTCTTTCAGCACGGGCGTCGGCCTCGGCGAAATTTCTGGTCAGAGCCTGATTCTGGCGTTCCAGGTCCTGGATCCGGCGGACGAGGTCGGTGTGGGCCGCGTTGTCGATTTCCGCACCCAGGGCGAGCTGGACGCGACGCTTCAAGGCGTCGCGCTCGCGTTTGAGTTCCTGGATCTCTTCGCAGGCGAGTGCGAGGTCGGCGTGCAGACCGGCGGGCGTGGCCCGCTCGGGTCGGGGCACTGCGGCTGCTTCCCTGCCGTGTTGGGCCTGGTCGCTCATGGCATTGCGGATCGCAGCGTTGATGGCGGGTGTGTTGTAGATGAACCAGATCGACACGTCTGCTTCGCGTGCCACCCGGGCGAAGGAGATGCGTTGTCCGGCGTTGAGCAGGTCACGGATGGCGCCTTGCGTGCGGATGGTCTTGGTTTCGCTGTCCGCCTGGCGGGCCTGGCGTAGGCGGGCTACGCGGGCATCGAGGGACGATTCAGTGCTGGTCACGTGCGCTCCGGATGGTCAGTCCGTCCACGGGGATAATGGCGGCGGCCGAGCGTGCCTGGCGCAGTTCTCGCGCCGCGTCTTCAACAGCCGTACGCTCCGGCTCGGGCAGGGCATCCAGGGTGCGCCGCATCTGGTTCAGTGCCTTGTTGTAGCCGGTGATCTGATCGTCGAAGTTGCGGATGACCCAGTCGGCGGCGCCCATGACCAGGGCTGCTTCCTTGTCGGCCCGCAGCTCGGCGACCTGATGCTGCAGGGCCGGGAGGTAGGAGGGGTCGGGGCGGTAGAAGCCGCAGCCTGCGCACTGGAAGCGGATACGGCAGTGCTGCCCGGTGGCCTTGACGTTGCTGGGTTCGCTGCACCCGCCGTAAGGGACGGCGACGGTCTGGCCTTCGTAGGCCAGGGCGTCGCTGCAGCGGCGGGGGGTTGCCGTGCCGGTCGACGGTCAGCTGGGCGACCGTCTCGACGGCTTTGCGTTTCCGCTCCAGGGAGACCTTGAAGTAGCCCATGGTGGTGTCGATTTCGCGATGGTCCATCAACTCGCGCAAGTGGTCGACCGGGGCGCCGGCGCCGGCGTGCCGTTGGGCGTAGGCGTGCCGCAGCCCGTACATGGTGATCTCCGTCCGGTCGCACGGTACGGGATTGCCCTGGTCGTCGAGCCCTTCGCCGAGCAGAACGCAGGGCGAGGCCCGACGGCGGCTGCCCACCGCGCACCTGCTGCATCGCGTTGCCGTCACCGCTGTACGGAGCTGACCGGGGAAGGTCGTCTGTGCTCGGCCGCCGGTTACCAGCGCGCGAAGTCAGGGCCTTACAGACGGTCTCCTTTGGTGAGTTTGCGGTAAATGCCGTCGACTCACGTACGCTGGCTTCTCTTTTGGTGCGCGTGGGTAGGGGCCATCTCATGGACTCGTTGCACATGCCCGCTCCAGGCAACCTTGACTTTCTCCTTGGACTGCATGATCCACCGAACGGACTCATCCCACTGCGAAGAGTCGGACACGTCTCGCCTTGAGTTCGATTTGCACATCGCTATGTGAGTGATCAGGAGACGGAGCACTTGTTCACTACAGAAGTAGGATGTATGCACCAAGAGGCTCCCTTGCAAACCTCGCTCGGCGTTCATTTCCCCACCTGACAACTCCCCCTCGAGCGCCGCAGATACTAGTAGTTCACGAGCCAGTGGGGCGGCAGATCGCAAGGCGATTGAGACTTCTTCGCGGAGTTGATTTCCAGTTTCTACTGGAAGCCCCTCTGGCATTCCATCGATTGGCAGCGGGTGCGGAGAGCAGTAGGCAAGGATTGCTTTCGGGATATCGCTTCCCTGAATAATCCCTGTGAGCACCTCAAAGCCCTTGGAGATCACAAACGGCAACAGGATGTGATTCTTAATCCAAGTCACAGGTAAATTTCTGACAGAAGCAACTGTGCGACTGCCAGTCAACGCTGCAATCTCCCAATGCTGGTTGGTGATGCGGATCTTTTTTACTTTCGCCCGTATTTTCGGTGAGGTCCACCACTTCTCAATAGCCGATTGGACGGTGTGCCTAGTAAGAACTTGGCCACCCGCCAGTGCTTCGTAGTGGTCTGCCGAACAGGAGGACAGTCGCTTCAGTAGATTTATCGCTTCATCGTCTGGCGCCCACATTCCTAGCCAGCGGCCATGGAACCTATCCATCGCCCTTCTTGCGGCCAAGATGCGTTCCTTATACCCGTTAATGAGACGCCTTTTTTCATGGATGGCACCCAAAAAGAAGGCCAATAAAAACGTGAACACCCCGTAGCAGGATTCCAGGAGTGCCATGCCAGTCTTTGCGCGAAGAAGGTGGTAGATGCTAAGGGCGAAAATCCCGGGTGTGGCCACGATGAAAGCAAATGCAGCCATGAGGAACCCGTCACCCTCCTGCGAAACTGAGAGGGAGAAACGGGGGTGGGATACTTCCTTGGGTAGAAATTGCAAGAAGGGGGTACCCAAGGTGGTCCAACTCCGCAGCCCAGGCAGTTCAAGTTCATCCTGCAGCTGACTTGCGTCCGCAGGGGATTGTCTTTGGTTGGTGGGATCTATTTTCCCTAGTACCGAGTCGCGGTTGCTGACATCTTCACGTCGTGCTAATTCGCTTGCTATCAGCGCTTCCCAGATTACCGACCCCCCATGGCTGTGACCCACGAGGTGATAGCTGCGTCCCTGCCGTTCAAGGGCGATCAGTTCTGCCAGCAACTCACTACCCGCCTTGAGGCGTTCAGTTTGTGTGTTTGCGCCACTCCACTGAAACAGGCGGGTATCGCCATTGGGCAAAGTCGTGCCGTTCGGCAAATTATGCTCAAGCCATTGCCAGACAACGCTGCCCCGCTGCCACCAGCGAGCGCCGCTCTCTGCTTTATCCTCATCGCCCGCGAAGGTTCCGTGGACCAATATGACTAAGTCTGTCTGCTCGCCTTGGCGAAGACGTCCCTTAGATGTCATGCCGTCATCATGCATCAGTGCTTCCATCATGGGAACGGGTTTCGCGCGCCCTCTGCTGAGCCAGTCCCTTGGATCCAGACCCAGTTGGGGCGCCGCACTCCGCTGGGAGGAAACACCCCAATCTTGCCGTACGGCCACCCTAGGATCCTCTGGCTATGAACGCGCCGCCGAAGCGGTCCGGAGATGAGGCGCCGATGAACGTCGTCTCCGACTAGCGCCGAACAGGGGAGGCCTCCTGCAACATCCGAGCTCCTGAGCGTCGGTTCATCCCGCGCCATCCGCACGCACTTGCGCCGCCGCGGCATCCCGGTTTGTCATCCCGCAGTCGGCCGACTAGATCGCCACCCGCCGCCTTGGCCATGGTCTTCAAGCTCGTGGAGTCC
This genomic interval from Streptomyces sp. NBC_00557 contains the following:
- a CDS encoding DUF6262 family protein, which produces MTSTESSLDARVARLRQARQADSETKTIRTQGAIRDLLNAGQRISFARVAREADVSIWFIYNTPAINAAIRNAMSDQAQHGREAAAVPRPERATPAGLHADLALACEEIQELKRERDALKRRVQLALGAEIDNAAHTDLVRRIQDLERQNQALTRNFAEADARAERLAGQREEAEETTGSLRLALRKAMRAVP